DNA sequence from the Selenomonas timonae genome:
AGCGTGCATCGCCGCTGCTGCCAGACACACGTTTCAGCCACGCGCCGAACGCCTCCATGCGATCCTCGATGTTGATGAGCTCGCCAATGAGTGCGCCGCCGATGAGACTGGCGAGCATCATATGCGCGCCGCCAAAGATGAGCTGCCCATCTGTGCCGATGCGCAGCATCTCCCGCAGCGTTCCGCCGAGCCCGAGGAAGATCACCGCGAGCGCGCACGCGCGCATGAGCGTCTCTTGAAAGCGCTCCGAGATGAAGCGCCCGCACCCGAGCCCGAGGAGTCCCCCGAGCAGGATGGCGACGACGTTTGTAATGATTCCGATGCCCGGCATATTGCGCCCCTCCGTTTCAGTTCATTGAAAGGTTCATTGTACCCTATTTATCTGCATATGTAAAATGGGGAGAGGAAACACAGATCAACAGCGGGTCAGCAAAGGCGTGGCAGCGCGAAAAATCCGCACACGCGCATCGGTATCGTCAGGGACGAATAGGGCGCTGTACGTACTCATGAAAAACAGCCTCATCATGCAGATGATTACATGGTGAGGCTGTGTGCTTTCTCAGGCCTATTTCTGGCGCATGGGCAGCGCGCTGCGCATTTTCTCAACGATCGTGCGGCAGGTGTCGGTGATGCCCGCCCAGTCCTGCGCCGCGACGAGCTTCTCCGGTGTCATGAAGCTGCCGCCGATTGCCGCGACGTTCGGCAGGGCAAGATAGTCGATCATATTCTCGAGGCTCACGCCACCCGTCGGCAGGAAGCGCACGTCGGCGAACGGGCCTGCGAGCGCCTTGAGCGTCATTGTACCGCCATATGCGGCGGCGGGGAAAAATTTGCAGAGGCGGATGCCGTATGCGTATGCCCCCTCGATCTCGCCCGGCGTGACTGTTCCTGGGATCACATCGATATCGTGTGCAAGGCACCATTCAATGACGCCAGGATTGTACGCGGGCGTCACAATGTAGGTCGCACCTGCATGGACGGCTGCAGCCGCCTGCTCTGCCGTGTGTACCGTGCCCGCGCCAACGATGAGATTCGGGATCTCCTTCATCGCGCGGATGATGTCGAGGCAGGCATCCGTGCGGAACGTGACCTCGGCGACGGGAATGCCGCCCGCAGCGAGCGCTTCGCCGAGCGGCTTTGCACACGCAGCATCCTCAAGCACGATGAGCGGCACGAGGCCGATCTCGGATATGGTCTTCAGTTGTTTACTCATGAGCAGAATCCGCCTCCTTCATAAATGTCTCCAGCGCCGCCCGTGTCGGCAGCCCCTCGTTGTCGCCGCGGCTCATGACCTGGATCGCCCCGATCGCCGCCGCGCGCCGCACGGCATCCCGCAGTGGCAGATCCTCCATCAGACCCGTGATGACGCCTGCGGCAAAGCCATCACCCGCGCCGACCGTATCGACAACCTTGCGCACGCGGAAGCCCGGTACGTGATAGCGCTCTGCGCCGTCGGCGACATACGCGCCCGCGCTGCCGCATTTCGTGATGACGATCTGCGCGCCCTGCTCCTGATAGAACGTGGAGATGGCGGCGGGATCGTCGCTGCCCATAAGGATCTTCCCCTCGGCTGTGCCCGGCAGGACAATGTCCGCGCGTGCAGCGAGGGCGTTGATCGTCTCGCGCATCGTGCGCTCGTCCGGCCAGAGCTGCGGGCGTAGGTTCGGATCAAAGGAGATCGTGAGCCCCGCTGCGCGTGCGCGCTCGAACATGAGGTTCACCGCCGCGCGCGTCTCGTTCGTCAGCGCGGGCAGGATGCCCGTCAGGTGGATGTGGCTGTAGGCAGAGAAGTCGATTGCCTCCACATCCTCGGGCGCGAGCGTCGATGCGGCAGAGCCCGCGCGGAAGTAAAAGATCGGTGGATCGCCCTCGTGCACGCGCCCCTTCAGCATGAAGCCCGTGCGCCGATCCGCACTCCACGCGACGAACTCCGTGCCGATGTCGTTCGCACCCAGAACGCGGACAATGCGCTCACCGAACGGATCGCGGCCGAGCTTCGTCATGTAGGTGACGCGGTGACCAAGGCGCGCAACGCCGACCGCGACGTTGAACTCCGCGCCCGCGACAGCGAGATCGTAGCCCGACACATCCCCGAGTGCCCCCTCGCTCTGCGCGATGAGAAGCCCCATCGGTTCCCCTGCGAGAATCAGCCCTTTCATTCCGTACCTCTTTCCTATAGCGTTACCCCATCCTTGAAAATCGCGAGGTCGTGCTTGTCCAGCGCCTCGGATTTCGCGTGCGCTTTGCCGGAGGCGATGGCGAGCAGGAGGTCAAGGAAGTCCGCCGTGACCTCCTTCATCGTCTCGCCCTCGAGCAGGCGTCCCGCGCTGAAGTCGATCCAGCCCGATTTGTACTGCGCGAGATGCGGATTGCTCGCGATCTTCACCGTGGGTACGGGACAGGCAAACGGTGTGCCGCGCCCCGTGGTAAAGAGGACGATGTGCGCGCCTGCGGCCGCGAGGGCGTTCGACGCGACGAGGTCGTTGCCGGGCGCGCAGAGGAGCAGGAGCCCCTTTTCCCGCGCGACATCGCCGTAGGCGAGCACGTCCATGACGGGCGCAATGCCGCCCTTCTGCACGCAGCCGAGGGACTTGTCCTCGAGGGTTGTGATGCCGCCCGCCTTGTTGCCGGGCGAGGGGTTCTCGTCGACCTTCTCGCCGTGGCGCATGAAATACTCCTTGAACCCGTTGATGAGCTGCACGGTGTCCTTAAAGACACGCTCATCCTTTGCGCGGTTCATCAGCAGCGTTTCCGCGCCGAACATCTCGGGTACCTCCGTGAGGATGCCCGTGCCGCCTGCCGCGACGAGTTCGTTGCACGCCTCGCCGACGAGCGGGTTCGCCGTGATGCCCGAGAATCCGTCGGAGCCGCCGCATTTGAGTCCGAGCACGAGCTTTTCGATCGGCTGCGGCGTGCGTGGGATGTCACGCACCTCACGCGCGATCTCCGCGACGAGCCGTGCGCCTGCCTCGACCTCATCCTCCACCTCCTGACAGAGGAGGAACTTCACGCGGCGCCTGTCGACGGGGCCGATCAGATCGCGCATCTGCGCCATCTCGTTGTTCTCACAGCCGAGGCCGAGGACGAGTACACCGCCCGCGTTCGGATGCTGGACGAGCGCGGCGAGGTACTTCTGCGTGTTCGTCATGTCGCCGCCGAGCTGCGAGCAGCCGTAGGGGTGACCGTAGGCGTAGATGCCGTCGATCGAGCCCTCGCGATATTCCTGCGCGCGCTTCTCGATTGCCTGCGCGATGGCGTTGACGCAGCCGACCATCGGGATGATCCAGATCTCGTTGCGGATGCCGGCTCTGCCGTCCGGGCGCGCGTAGCCGTCGAACGTCTTGCCGCGCAGATAGCTGTACTGCGCAGGATCCCAGTGCGGCGCCTTCTCCGGTTCGTAGCGGTACTCGAGCAGGCTGCCGAGCTTCGATTTCACCGTGTCCGTATGCAGATGCTCGCCGACGGCAATGTCGCGCCGCGCCGTGCCGATGGGGAAGCCGTACTTGAGCACGTCCTCGCCCATGCGGATGGGGCGGATCGCCATCTTGTGTCCCGCAGGGATCGCCACCCGCGCCGTGTACGAGGCATCCCCGAGCGTGACCGTCTCGCCCGCCGTGATGTCCGAGAGCGCGACGGCGGCGTTGTCCTGCGGCTGGATTTGAAAGAGTTTTTCCGCCATCGTTACGAGACCTTCCCAAGTTCTTCGATGTGTGCCTTCGCACCGACGGCACCGATGCGCTCAAAGTGTTCGAGCGCCTTTGCCTCGAGCCCTGCGATCTTCGTCAGATCCTCGCCCCAGAAATCCTCTGCCGCGAGCGCATTGTGGACATATGCGCTGTTCGGGAGTGCCGCCCATACCGCGAGCCGCTCGAGCTTGTCCGCGTCGTCGTGGATCTCGTAGCTGTCCGCGCCGCGATGTCCAATGAGGCAGCCATTGCCCTGCTCCGTCGTGTGGTAGAATACGAGGAGCGCCGCGAGGGAGTATGTGAGCCACTTCGGGAGTTTGCCCGTGTTGGCGAGGCTGTCCTTGAACGAGGGCAGGACGCGCGCGCGCCATTTCGAGATGGAGTTGAGCGAGATGGAGAGCAGCGCGTGATGGACGAAGGGATTCTCAAAGCGCTCGAAGACCGCCGCAGCAAATGCGCGCGACTCCGCCTCGGGCAGGTGTACCGTCGGGACGATCTCGTCGTAGACGGACTGATCGAGCTGACGGCGGATGATGGGATCCTTCATGCAGTCGCCGACGTAGTCGAGCCCTGCAAGGTATGCGCCGAGCACCATCGAGGTGTGTGCGCCGTTCAGGATGCGCACCTTGCGCTCCTTGTACTTCACCACGTCGCTCGTAAAGATGGCGTGGAACTTGCTTGAGGCGAGCGGCAGCTCCTTTCCGACCGCCTCGCTGCCGATGACCCAGAGGGAGAAGGGCTCCGCCTGGTTGAGGAGTGCGTCGCGGTAGCCGAGCTCCTCCTCATAGGCGGCTGCCTCTGCGCGCGGATACCCGACAACGATGCGGTCGACGAGGGTGTCGGAGAATGTGCACGCCGTATCGAGCCACGCGGCGAAGTCTGCGGGAAGGCTCCAGAGCTTCACATACTCCATAACGCAGCGCTTCAGCTCCTGCCCGTTGTGCTCAATCAGCTCGACGGGCAGCATGTGGAGCCCCTTGTCCGCCGCGCCGCCAAAGTGCTGGAAGCGCGCGTAGAGGAACTGGGTCAGCTTCGCGGGAAACGCCTTTGGCGGGCGATCCGCAAGCGCGCAGGCAGGGTCAAAGACGATGCCCGCCTCCGTCGTGTTGGAGACGACGAAGCGCAGGGTATCGAGCTCCGCAAGCTGCATATAGGCGTCGTAGTCGGCGTATGCGCTCAGAACGCGATCGACGCATCGGACGACGCGGTTCTCCTTGTACGCCGCACCCTCCTGCTGGCCGCGCAGGCAGACGGTGTAGAGGTTCTTCTGCACGGCGAACTGAGGACGCTCGCCCGCAATGGGGATGACGATGGCGACGCTCGCATCGAGGTCGTTCTCCTCGTTCGCGACGTCGACGGCGTAGTCGACGAAGGCGCGGAGGAAGTTCCCCTCGCCGAACTGCATGATGCGGACGGGATGCGATTCGGGGCTGTAGATCTCCTGAATTTCTTTCATTGCGGCACTCTCCTTTGTTGGGCTTCATATGCGATTATGGAATGCAATGCGACGCCCCTAAGCGAACCCTAGTGGAGCAAGCGAGTAAAGCGGGCGTTTCGCCCCCTGCGGATTTCTTTCGTTCAAGCGCGCAGCTCGCGTTTAAGAAGTCCGCATGTATTTAGGCGAATAAGCGCGCGATCACTTGCGTAACTAAGCGTTCGCGTCGGGGTCGCATTGCAGAAGCTTACGGGACGATGTTCATTCCGGATCGGCGAAGTGGATGACGACCTTCAGCATCGTGTCGGCGTGTTCGGAGAAATCCTTGAACGCCTGCGGTGCATCCGCGAGCTCGTACGTATTCGTGACCACCTTTGTGATGTCGATCTTCCCGGCCTTCACGAGGTCGATCAGCGCGAGGAAGTCCTTCTTCAGCGCGTTGCGCGAGCCGTAGAGCTTCAGCTCCTTCTTCTGCAGCAGGGTGAAGTTGAAATCCGCATTGCGTTTGCCGACGCCGACCTGCACGACGCGCCCGCCGAATGCCGCTGCATCCACGCAGGAGAGGAAGGTTGCGGGCAGCCCCACCGCCTCGATCGTCACGTCGAATCCGTTGCCGTTCGTGATCTCATGCACCTGCTCTGCGAAGTGTTCCGGGCTGTCGTTGAGGATGCGCCCCGCGAGGTCAAAGATCTCGACGGCGTGGTCGAGCTTCTTCGGCGCGATGTCCGCGATGTAGACCTCTGCGCCCGCCGCCTTTGCCGCCGCAGCAGCGAGTACGCCGATCGTGCCTGCACCGATGACGAGTACTTTCTCGCCCGGCTGGATGTTCGCGTGGCTTGCGCCGTGATAGCTGATGCAGAACGGTTCGATCAGCGTCAGCTCGAGCGGCGAGAGCCCCTTGCCGTCGTAGATGCGCTCCACGGGCATCGTAATGTACTCCATGAACGCGCCGTCGCGCTGGGCGCCCATCGTCTCGTTGTGCTCGCAGCAGTTGACGAAGCCGCGCGTGCAGGAGTAGCAGCTCCCACAGTTGAAATACGGGTTGCAGGTGACGATCTGTCCGACGTGGAGATTGCGCTGCGCGGCGTCCTCGGGCGAGATCTCCATGATCTGCGCCGAGAACTCATGTCCCGGAATGCGCGGATAGGACGCGTAGGCGAACGTCCCGCGATAGGTGCCGAGGTCGCTGCCGCAGATGCCGCCGTAGAGCACCTTAAGCAGTGCCTCACCGGGACCCAGTGTCGGCTTCTCGGCGGTAAAGATCTCCGCTTCTCCCGGCTGATTGATACGTATTGCTTTCATCTGTAAAACTCCTTTTCCGAAGCTGTTGTCTATCTCATATCTCACGCCGCAGGCGCCGCCAGAGCGTCACGCGGCTGATGCCGAGCGCCGCACAGGTCTCGTCCGGCGTATGGGTCTCGAGCATGCGCTCGATGAGTGCGAGCTCGACCTCCTTGAGCGAGAGCCCGAGCGGGATCTCGATCGTGTCGCGCGCTGCCGATGCGCGGTGTGCGCCGAGCAGCTCGTCCAGCTGCGCCGCATCCGGTGCCGCGTCGCCGAGGCTGGCAAAGACCTCTGCGATGTTCCGCAGCTCGCGGATATTGCCCGGCCAATCATAGGCGAGCAGGCGCTCTTGGAGGTGCTTTTGAATGAATTGGTCGAAGTCCTCCTGCGGTGCGTAGCGCGAAAAGTAGTGCCGCAGGAGGGGCAGGATGTCCTCGCGCCGCTCGCGCAGAGGCGGCAGCTGTACCTTGAGGACGTTGACGCGGTAGTAGAGATCCTCGCGGAACTTGTTCTCCGCGACGAGCGCGCGCAGATCCTTGTTCGTCGCGCAGATCATACGGATGTCGAGCGCGATGATCCGATCGTCGCCGACGCGCATGATTTCGCGCTCCTGTAGGACGCGCAGCAGCCGCCCTTGGATGTCGAGCGGCAGCTCTGCGATCTCGTCGAGGAAGATCGTGCCGCCGTCCGCGAGCTCAAAGAGCCCCTTTTTCCCCGCGCGCCGCGCGCCTGTGAACGCGCCCTCGACATAGCCGAACAGCTCGCTCTCGATGAGCGACGGCGGGATGGACGCACAGTTCACGGAGACGAAGGGCTTCTTTGCTCGATGGCTTGCGTTGTGGATGCTCTGTGCCATGCCCTCCTTGCCCGTGCCCGTCTCGCCGAGGATGAGGACGTTCGCGTTTGTCCGCGCGAATTTCTCCGCGCGCGCGATGATCTCCTTCATGCGCTCGGACTCCGTGCGGATGTCGGGGAAGCGGATGCGCGCGTAGAATCCCTTTTGGTAGAGGGAGGAGCGCACCTTCTGCTCCTGCTTGGAGATCGCCTCCGCCTCGTGGAAGATGAGCACCGTGTTCTCGCGGCGGTTGCGCATCCCGACGGGCACCATGCGAAAGAGTGCCTTGCGCCCCTGGATGGTCACGAGCCGTTCGCCCGCGTACTCCTTGAGCTCCGTACCCATGACCTCGGCGAAATCCGTGTGCAGGCTGCCGCGAAAGAGGTCGTTCGCCTCGTCGTTGAAAAATGCGGGGCGATCCTGCTCGTCGAGCACGACAACGCCCTCGTCGATGTTCTCGATGACTGCCTCGAGGCGTTCGAGCTGCAGCGACTCCTTGCGTTTTGCGTCGAGGATCTTCAGTGCGTCGTCGATTGCCTTCTCGATGGATTTCTCGCTTGTATCGACGTAGGCGTTCGGGATGCGCACCTCCTCCGCGACGCGCACGGCGTAGCGGCAGCCCGCGATCCCGTCCACCTTCTTCGTCTGTGCGAGGCTGCGCACCGTCGCCTCGATCTCCTCGTACGTGTCACAGGGGCGGACGAGGATATCCAACCCCGAGAGCGAGAAGTTCTGCGGCGTCTCAAAGAGGATATTGCCGCGCATGACGACGGCGATGCGCCGCATGCCATGCGCATCGAGGGAGGCGACGGCGGCGAGGATGTCGTTGAACGAGGTTGTGACCTCTACGACCGTGCGGCCGGGGATCTGTTTGATCTCCTCGGCGACACCGCCGCGGCTGATGACGACGAACGGGTCGGGGTAGGCGAGCACCGCATCGCGCACGGATTTGTCATCCGCCGTGATGACGGGCATGTCGAGCTGACGGCGGCGTATGATGCGCTCCGCCTTCTGGGCGATATCCGCCGCCGGTGCGGCAAACAGAATGAGTGACATGAGGCTGCGCCTCCCCTTTCAAGATAAAATTACCCGCCGTAGACGAAGTCGATGAACCCAGAACTGAAGATCGGGAAGATCGTCAGCAGTGCGAGGCAGACGACGAGGAGGATGTAGAACGGAACTGCCTCCTTGATGAATGCGCTCATCTTGCATTTCGTAATGCCGCAGGTGACGAACATGAGCGTGCCCATCGGCGGCGAGAGCGCGCCGATCGCGAGGTTGAAGATGAACATGATCGCGAACTGATACTCGTTGATGCCGAAGTATGCTGCGATCGGCGCGAGCAGGGGCACGAGGATAATCATTGCTGCATTGCCCTCGAGGAACATGCCGACGATGAGCAGGAAGATGTTGACGACAATGAGGAAGAGTGCGGGCGTCTCGAGGAAGACGATCATCATCTGTGCGAGCTCCTGCGGGATGCGCTCCTTCGTGAGAATCCATGCAAAGGTCGACGCTGCGCCGATGATGATCATGATGGACGCGGAGGTCGTAACCGTCTCGCGGATGCCCGTGATGACATCGTGCAGGTGCATCTCGCGGTAGATGATGCCGAGGAAAAGCGAGTACATGATCGCGACCGCGCCCGCCTCCGTCGGCGTGAAGAGGCCGATACGGATGCCGCCGATGATGATGATCGGCAGGCAGAGCGGGAGGAACGCGGCCTTCAGCGCAGTGAAGAACTCCTCGGGGGTGGCGCGCTCCGTGCGGATCGGCTTGTAGCCGCGCCGATGGGAGATGATCGAGACGAGGATCATCATCGCCACGCAGAGCAGGAGGCCTGGCCCGACGCCGCCGACGAAGAGCTTGCCGATCGAGAGGTTTGCGATCGAGCCGTAGATAATCATTGCAATGCCGGGCGGGATCAGCGGCGTGATGATCGCCGAGGTCGCCGTGACGACGGATGAGAACTCGAGCGAGAAGCCGCGCT
Encoded proteins:
- the eda gene encoding bifunctional 4-hydroxy-2-oxoglutarate aldolase/2-dehydro-3-deoxy-phosphogluconate aldolase; protein product: MSKQLKTISEIGLVPLIVLEDAACAKPLGEALAAGGIPVAEVTFRTDACLDIIRAMKEIPNLIVGAGTVHTAEQAAAAVHAGATYIVTPAYNPGVIEWCLAHDIDVIPGTVTPGEIEGAYAYGIRLCKFFPAAAYGGTMTLKALAGPFADVRFLPTGGVSLENMIDYLALPNVAAIGGSFMTPEKLVAAQDWAGITDTCRTIVEKMRSALPMRQK
- a CDS encoding sugar kinase, translated to MKGLILAGEPMGLLIAQSEGALGDVSGYDLAVAGAEFNVAVGVARLGHRVTYMTKLGRDPFGERIVRVLGANDIGTEFVAWSADRRTGFMLKGRVHEGDPPIFYFRAGSAASTLAPEDVEAIDFSAYSHIHLTGILPALTNETRAAVNLMFERARAAGLTISFDPNLRPQLWPDERTMRETINALAARADIVLPGTAEGKILMGSDDPAAISTFYQEQGAQIVITKCGSAGAYVADGAERYHVPGFRVRKVVDTVGAGDGFAAGVITGLMEDLPLRDAVRRAAAIGAIQVMSRGDNEGLPTRAALETFMKEADSAHE
- a CDS encoding UxaA family hydrolase gives rise to the protein MAEKLFQIQPQDNAAVALSDITAGETVTLGDASYTARVAIPAGHKMAIRPIRMGEDVLKYGFPIGTARRDIAVGEHLHTDTVKSKLGSLLEYRYEPEKAPHWDPAQYSYLRGKTFDGYARPDGRAGIRNEIWIIPMVGCVNAIAQAIEKRAQEYREGSIDGIYAYGHPYGCSQLGGDMTNTQKYLAALVQHPNAGGVLVLGLGCENNEMAQMRDLIGPVDRRRVKFLLCQEVEDEVEAGARLVAEIAREVRDIPRTPQPIEKLVLGLKCGGSDGFSGITANPLVGEACNELVAAGGTGILTEVPEMFGAETLLMNRAKDERVFKDTVQLINGFKEYFMRHGEKVDENPSPGNKAGGITTLEDKSLGCVQKGGIAPVMDVLAYGDVAREKGLLLLCAPGNDLVASNALAAAGAHIVLFTTGRGTPFACPVPTVKIASNPHLAQYKSGWIDFSAGRLLEGETMKEVTADFLDLLLAIASGKAHAKSEALDKHDLAIFKDGVTL
- a CDS encoding tagaturonate reductase — its product is MKEIQEIYSPESHPVRIMQFGEGNFLRAFVDYAVDVANEENDLDASVAIVIPIAGERPQFAVQKNLYTVCLRGQQEGAAYKENRVVRCVDRVLSAYADYDAYMQLAELDTLRFVVSNTTEAGIVFDPACALADRPPKAFPAKLTQFLYARFQHFGGAADKGLHMLPVELIEHNGQELKRCVMEYVKLWSLPADFAAWLDTACTFSDTLVDRIVVGYPRAEAAAYEEELGYRDALLNQAEPFSLWVIGSEAVGKELPLASSKFHAIFTSDVVKYKERKVRILNGAHTSMVLGAYLAGLDYVGDCMKDPIIRRQLDQSVYDEIVPTVHLPEAESRAFAAAVFERFENPFVHHALLSISLNSISKWRARVLPSFKDSLANTGKLPKWLTYSLAALLVFYHTTEQGNGCLIGHRGADSYEIHDDADKLERLAVWAALPNSAYVHNALAAEDFWGEDLTKIAGLEAKALEHFERIGAVGAKAHIEELGKVS
- a CDS encoding zinc-binding dehydrogenase, which produces MKAIRINQPGEAEIFTAEKPTLGPGEALLKVLYGGICGSDLGTYRGTFAYASYPRIPGHEFSAQIMEISPEDAAQRNLHVGQIVTCNPYFNCGSCYSCTRGFVNCCEHNETMGAQRDGAFMEYITMPVERIYDGKGLSPLELTLIEPFCISYHGASHANIQPGEKVLVIGAGTIGVLAAAAAKAAGAEVYIADIAPKKLDHAVEIFDLAGRILNDSPEHFAEQVHEITNGNGFDVTIEAVGLPATFLSCVDAAAFGGRVVQVGVGKRNADFNFTLLQKKELKLYGSRNALKKDFLALIDLVKAGKIDITKVVTNTYELADAPQAFKDFSEHADTMLKVVIHFADPE
- a CDS encoding sigma 54-interacting transcriptional regulator, with the translated sequence MSLILFAAPAADIAQKAERIIRRRQLDMPVITADDKSVRDAVLAYPDPFVVISRGGVAEEIKQIPGRTVVEVTTSFNDILAAVASLDAHGMRRIAVVMRGNILFETPQNFSLSGLDILVRPCDTYEEIEATVRSLAQTKKVDGIAGCRYAVRVAEEVRIPNAYVDTSEKSIEKAIDDALKILDAKRKESLQLERLEAVIENIDEGVVVLDEQDRPAFFNDEANDLFRGSLHTDFAEVMGTELKEYAGERLVTIQGRKALFRMVPVGMRNRRENTVLIFHEAEAISKQEQKVRSSLYQKGFYARIRFPDIRTESERMKEIIARAEKFARTNANVLILGETGTGKEGMAQSIHNASHRAKKPFVSVNCASIPPSLIESELFGYVEGAFTGARRAGKKGLFELADGGTIFLDEIAELPLDIQGRLLRVLQEREIMRVGDDRIIALDIRMICATNKDLRALVAENKFREDLYYRVNVLKVQLPPLRERREDILPLLRHYFSRYAPQEDFDQFIQKHLQERLLAYDWPGNIRELRNIAEVFASLGDAAPDAAQLDELLGAHRASAARDTIEIPLGLSLKEVELALIERMLETHTPDETCAALGISRVTLWRRLRREI
- a CDS encoding TRAP transporter large permease; its protein translation is MEGTVMLSAAVLLVLLFLKVPVFVSVLAGGVTYFLMVPNLPGTIFVQRVIAGTESIPLLAIPFFVCAGVFMNYTGVTKRIMNFCSVLLGTFVGGLAQVAILLSTLMGGLSGSNLADAAMEAKMLVPEMTKRGFSLEFSSVVTATSAIITPLIPPGIAMIIYGSIANLSIGKLFVGGVGPGLLLCVAMMILVSIISHRRGYKPIRTERATPEEFFTALKAAFLPLCLPIIIIGGIRIGLFTPTEAGAVAIMYSLFLGIIYREMHLHDVITGIRETVTTSASIMIIIGAASTFAWILTKERIPQELAQMMIVFLETPALFLIVVNIFLLIVGMFLEGNAAMIILVPLLAPIAAYFGINEYQFAIMFIFNLAIGALSPPMGTLMFVTCGITKCKMSAFIKEAVPFYILLVVCLALLTIFPIFSSGFIDFVYGG